The following proteins are encoded in a genomic region of Labilithrix sp.:
- a CDS encoding D-glycerate dehydrogenase: MGSRERVVVSGDLPGDAVPVLSESFAVDVAPSIAEADLAGASGLLSLVTDRIDASVLARAPALKVVANVAVGVDNVDLAACAARGVVVTNTPDVLTEATADLAFGLLLDAARRISEGDRLMRAGGWKAWTPTFHLGAKVHGMKLGVVGFGRIGMAMARRARGFGMHVGYTQRRRVPENLERVLGATFVPDLDELCATSDAITIHCPLTPETRGLFDAARLARMRPGSVLVNTARGPIVDEAALAKALRDGPLAAAGLDVYADEPRVHPDLLAREDVVLAPHIGSAERETREKMAATAAANVIAVLHGKAPLTPVR, from the coding sequence ATGGGATCCCGTGAGCGTGTCGTCGTCAGCGGGGACTTGCCGGGAGACGCCGTGCCGGTCCTCTCCGAGTCGTTCGCGGTCGACGTCGCGCCGTCGATCGCGGAGGCCGATCTCGCCGGCGCCTCCGGGCTGCTCTCGCTCGTGACCGATCGCATCGACGCGTCGGTGCTCGCGCGGGCGCCGGCGCTGAAGGTGGTGGCGAACGTCGCGGTCGGGGTGGACAACGTCGACCTCGCGGCGTGCGCGGCGCGCGGCGTGGTCGTCACGAACACGCCCGACGTCCTCACCGAAGCGACGGCGGACCTCGCGTTCGGGCTCCTCCTCGACGCCGCGCGGCGCATCAGCGAGGGCGACCGCCTCATGCGCGCGGGCGGCTGGAAGGCGTGGACGCCGACGTTCCACCTCGGCGCGAAGGTGCACGGGATGAAGCTCGGCGTCGTCGGCTTCGGCCGCATCGGGATGGCGATGGCCCGCCGCGCGCGCGGCTTCGGGATGCATGTGGGATACACGCAGCGACGGCGCGTCCCCGAGAACCTCGAGCGCGTGCTCGGCGCGACGTTCGTGCCGGACCTCGACGAGCTGTGCGCGACGTCGGACGCGATCACGATCCATTGCCCGCTCACGCCGGAGACGCGCGGCCTCTTCGACGCGGCGCGCCTCGCGCGGATGCGGCCGGGATCGGTCCTCGTGAACACCGCGCGCGGGCCGATCGTGGACGAAGCGGCGCTCGCGAAGGCGCTCCGCGACGGACCGCTCGCGGCGGCGGGCCTCGACGTGTACGCCGACGAGCCGCGCGTGCATCCGGACCTCCTCGCGCGCGAGGACGTCGTGCTGGCGCCGCACATCGGCAGCGCCGAGCGCGAGACGCGCGAGAAGATGGCGGCGACGGCGGCCGCGAACGTGATCGCGGTCCTTCACGGAAAAGCGCCCCTGACGCCGGTGCGATGA
- a CDS encoding insulinase family protein — MTAHQPVRFDLDGGGVGFVESSAAVPLVSIVVSVRSGAIADPAGKDGVCRFAARMLRRGAGGRSAQEIEASIDRLGAELSLDVGPSTVSFHGQVIRRNVDKFVDLLTSLLGQPTFDPAEVARLKRETSAEIVEARDSDRALANLAFRRALFPGHPYARSAAGRLPTIDAIGRDDVVAAYDRHFVRRDLVLGFAGAISVDEAKVIAARITSAVKEGPPLPMKPPEPTAPTGRRLVFVDKPERTQTQTLIGSLGTWPHDEDHVPLVTATAVLGGTFTSRMMREIRSKRGWSYGTSARLSIERRRHAFTMAAAPAAADCAPCTELMLELLEDFVAKGISKRELGFIKNYLVRSYAFEIDTAPKRLGQAIETELLELPADYHTRYVDHVKDVTLERANAAAKMRLDPQNLVVIVVGTAADTLEAVKAKIPGLTATDVVPFDAD, encoded by the coding sequence ATGACGGCGCACCAGCCGGTGCGGTTCGACCTCGACGGCGGCGGGGTGGGCTTCGTCGAGAGCTCGGCCGCGGTCCCGCTCGTCTCGATCGTCGTTTCGGTCCGGAGCGGCGCGATCGCCGACCCCGCGGGCAAGGACGGCGTCTGCCGCTTCGCCGCGCGCATGCTCCGGCGCGGCGCCGGCGGGCGCAGCGCGCAGGAGATCGAGGCCTCGATCGATCGCCTCGGAGCGGAGCTGTCGCTCGACGTCGGCCCCTCCACCGTGTCGTTCCACGGGCAGGTCATCCGCCGCAACGTCGACAAGTTCGTCGACCTCCTCACCTCGCTCCTCGGCCAGCCGACGTTCGATCCCGCCGAGGTCGCGCGCCTCAAGCGCGAGACCTCGGCGGAGATCGTCGAGGCGCGCGACAGCGACCGCGCCCTCGCGAACCTCGCGTTCCGCCGCGCGCTGTTCCCCGGCCACCCGTACGCGCGCTCCGCCGCCGGCCGCCTCCCCACGATCGACGCGATCGGCCGAGACGACGTGGTCGCCGCGTACGACCGCCACTTCGTGCGGAGGGACCTCGTGCTCGGCTTCGCGGGCGCGATCTCGGTCGACGAAGCGAAGGTGATCGCGGCGCGCATCACGAGCGCGGTGAAGGAGGGCCCGCCGCTGCCGATGAAGCCGCCGGAGCCGACCGCGCCGACCGGCCGCCGCCTCGTGTTCGTCGACAAACCGGAGCGCACGCAGACGCAGACGCTCATCGGCTCGCTCGGGACGTGGCCGCACGACGAGGACCACGTCCCGCTCGTCACCGCGACCGCGGTCCTCGGCGGCACGTTCACGTCGCGGATGATGCGCGAGATCCGGAGCAAGCGCGGCTGGTCCTACGGCACGAGCGCGCGCCTCTCGATCGAGCGGCGGCGCCACGCGTTCACGATGGCGGCGGCGCCGGCGGCGGCGGACTGCGCGCCGTGCACCGAGCTGATGCTGGAGCTCCTCGAGGACTTCGTCGCGAAGGGGATCTCGAAGCGCGAGCTCGGGTTCATCAAGAACTACCTCGTGCGCTCCTACGCCTTCGAGATCGACACCGCGCCGAAGCGCCTCGGGCAGGCGATCGAGACGGAGCTCCTCGAGCTGCCGGCCGACTACCACACGCGCTACGTCGATCACGTGAAGGACGTGACGCTCGAGCGCGCGAACGCGGCGGCGAAGATGCGCCTCGATCCGCAGAACCTCGTCGTCATCGTCGTCGGCACCGCCGCGGACACGCTCGAAGCGGTGAAGGCAAAGATCCCCGGGCTCACCGCGACCGACGTCGTGCCGTTCGACGCCGACTGA
- a CDS encoding insulinase family protein has protein sequence MSDAKLAALIARLNEDAAVPTAHWTFEGSVPFGETGPTGEAAPRLLRFLLGNGLRLLLLVDKSAPVLSYFTWFRVGSRHEREGKTGLAHLFEHLMFNETEGLAAGEFDRKLEENGAESNAATWLDWTYYYESLPKDRFPLAVKLESERMARLVLREPQVASEKDVVANERRMRVDDDVEGTANEILYKTAFTVHPYHWPTIGWMKDIEGFTPDDCVDFYKTFYAPNNATVVVVGDVNEKDVLAKIRDAYGPIPTSSIPEEDTQPEPPQAGRRELSMKKPTPSEKVLVGYRGPALGDAEHATLVVLNEVLFGGRASRIYRELVIAKETCTEVRGWVSTFRDPGLYELYFTARPGVSGDAILSAVDAQLERLKTELIESEEIDRAKARLELGLLQSLETTSGKAEQIGFYDTVLGDPTAAFRRLERYRRVTAGELRTAARRWLVDEARTIIRVLPEPETEADPIAGAAE, from the coding sequence ATGTCCGACGCGAAGCTCGCCGCGCTCATCGCGCGCCTGAACGAAGACGCCGCGGTCCCCACCGCGCACTGGACCTTCGAAGGATCGGTCCCGTTCGGCGAGACGGGGCCGACCGGAGAGGCCGCGCCGCGGCTCCTCCGCTTCCTCCTCGGCAACGGGCTCCGCCTCCTCCTCCTCGTCGACAAGAGCGCGCCCGTCCTCTCTTATTTTACCTGGTTCCGCGTCGGGTCGCGCCACGAGCGCGAGGGCAAGACCGGGCTCGCCCACCTCTTCGAGCACCTCATGTTCAACGAGACGGAGGGGCTCGCGGCGGGCGAGTTCGACCGGAAGCTCGAGGAGAACGGCGCCGAGTCGAACGCGGCGACGTGGCTCGACTGGACCTACTACTACGAGTCGCTCCCGAAGGACCGCTTCCCCCTCGCGGTGAAGCTCGAGAGCGAGCGCATGGCGCGCCTCGTCCTCCGCGAGCCGCAGGTCGCGAGCGAGAAGGACGTCGTCGCGAACGAGCGGCGCATGCGCGTCGACGACGACGTCGAGGGAACCGCGAACGAGATCCTCTACAAGACCGCGTTCACGGTCCACCCCTACCACTGGCCCACGATCGGGTGGATGAAGGACATCGAGGGCTTCACCCCCGACGACTGCGTCGACTTCTACAAGACCTTCTACGCCCCCAACAACGCGACCGTGGTCGTTGTCGGCGATGTCAACGAAAAAGACGTCCTCGCCAAAATCCGCGATGCGTACGGTCCGATCCCCACCTCGAGCATTCCCGAAGAGGACACGCAGCCGGAGCCGCCGCAGGCCGGGCGCCGCGAGCTCTCGATGAAGAAGCCCACCCCGAGCGAGAAGGTCCTCGTCGGCTACCGCGGCCCCGCGCTCGGCGACGCGGAGCACGCCACCCTCGTCGTCCTGAACGAGGTCCTCTTCGGCGGCCGCGCCTCGCGGATCTACCGCGAGCTCGTGATCGCGAAGGAGACGTGCACCGAGGTCCGCGGCTGGGTCTCGACCTTCCGCGACCCCGGCCTCTACGAGCTGTATTTCACCGCGCGCCCGGGCGTCTCGGGCGACGCGATCCTGAGCGCGGTCGACGCGCAGCTCGAGCGGCTGAAGACGGAGCTGATCGAGAGCGAAGAGATCGACCGCGCGAAGGCGCGCCTCGAGCTCGGGCTCCTCCAGTCGCTCGAGACGACGAGCGGCAAGGCCGAGCAGATCGGCTTCTACGACACGGTCCTCGGCGATCCGACCGCCGCGTTCCGCCGGCTGGAGCGCTATCGCCGCGTCACCGCCGGCGAGCTCCGCACCGCCGCGCGGCGCTGGCTCGTCGACGAGGCGCGCACGATCATCCGCGTCTTGCCCGAGCCGGAGACCGAGGCGGATCCGATCGCGGGAGCGGCCGAATGA